The Devosia sp. A16 genome includes a window with the following:
- a CDS encoding glycosyltransferase, translating to MNPFAHALYILSAAAIASTVPASAFSGGAGVFLTLGVIGLWRYSWALVNFVRAHVYIRIAYPRRRAAAEALYATRRPAHAFFLATSYKIEAAITARVYRSIFQAARRAPGGSTVVASVVDLADERLIRAVAAQVLAGTNTVEVVIDRIDGTGKRDALATSLRSIARRYPSADDVVLLIDGDTQIPEDIVERAAPFFANGKVGALTTHERAEIDDAPLFRDWFKLRFTQRQMMMSAVALGGRVLTLTGRMSVFRADLATNPEFIASVEEDYIDHWRLGRVKFLTGDDKSTWFWLLKHGYEMAYLPDVACVSMETQPKPGFVESAITLMRRWFGNMLRTNGRALALSPTRIGPFAWWSILDQRISMWTTLTAPVGIVLFSVFVDPLIAVAYIAWVMATRYAYCWLLASFGGPFPITYPFLLYFGQLFGAAIKTSVMFRLDRQRWTRQSATSVSNSGGAGGRVRSISSSYMHALALGLLVAGVIFVTGLLSPFPIHAN from the coding sequence ATGAACCCCTTCGCGCACGCCCTCTACATCCTGTCTGCCGCGGCCATCGCCAGCACCGTGCCCGCCTCGGCCTTCTCCGGCGGAGCCGGGGTGTTCCTCACGCTGGGGGTGATCGGGCTCTGGCGCTACAGCTGGGCGCTGGTCAACTTCGTGCGCGCCCATGTCTATATCCGCATAGCCTACCCTCGGCGGCGGGCCGCCGCCGAGGCGCTCTACGCCACGCGTCGCCCGGCGCACGCATTCTTTCTCGCCACCAGCTACAAGATCGAAGCGGCGATCACTGCGCGGGTCTATCGCTCGATCTTCCAGGCTGCCCGCCGCGCCCCTGGCGGCTCGACCGTCGTCGCGTCGGTGGTCGATCTCGCCGATGAGCGGCTGATCCGCGCCGTCGCAGCGCAGGTGCTGGCCGGAACCAACACGGTCGAAGTGGTGATCGACCGCATCGACGGCACCGGCAAACGCGATGCGCTCGCCACCTCGCTGCGCTCCATTGCCCGGCGCTACCCCAGCGCCGACGATGTCGTGCTACTGATCGACGGCGACACGCAGATCCCCGAGGACATCGTCGAACGCGCCGCTCCGTTCTTCGCCAACGGCAAGGTCGGGGCGCTGACCACGCATGAGCGCGCCGAGATCGACGACGCCCCACTGTTCCGCGACTGGTTCAAGCTGCGCTTCACGCAGCGCCAGATGATGATGTCGGCGGTGGCGCTGGGCGGGCGCGTGCTGACCCTTACCGGCCGCATGTCGGTGTTTCGCGCCGACCTCGCCACCAATCCCGAATTCATCGCCTCGGTGGAAGAGGACTATATCGACCACTGGCGGCTGGGACGGGTGAAGTTCCTCACCGGCGACGACAAGTCGACCTGGTTCTGGCTGCTCAAGCACGGCTACGAGATGGCCTACCTGCCCGACGTTGCCTGCGTCTCGATGGAGACCCAGCCCAAGCCCGGCTTCGTCGAGAGCGCCATCACGCTGATGCGCCGCTGGTTCGGCAATATGCTGCGCACCAATGGCCGCGCCCTGGCGCTGTCGCCGACGCGGATCGGGCCGTTCGCCTGGTGGTCGATCCTCGACCAGCGAATCTCGATGTGGACGACGCTCACCGCGCCGGTCGGCATCGTGCTGTTCTCGGTGTTCGTCGATCCGCTGATCGCGGTCGCCTACATCGCCTGGGTGATGGCGACCCGCTATGCCTATTGCTGGCTGCTCGCCAGCTTCGGCGGTCCGTTCCCCATCACCTACCCGTTCCTGCTCTATTTCGGCCAGCTGTTCGGTGCCGCGATCAAGACCTCGGTCATGTTTCGCCTCGACCGCCAGCGCTGGACCCGCCAGTCGGCGACCAGCGTCAGCAACAGCGGCGGCGCCGGCGGACGGGTCCGCTCCATCAGCTCCAGCTACATGCACGCGCTCGCCCTGGGACTGCTGGTGGCCGGAGTGATCTTCGTGACGGGGCTCCTCAGCCCCTTCCCCATCCATGCCAACTGA